TACCAAACTCGATTTGTTGTGACCTCCCGAGATGAATCGCTCAGCCCACTCATCGCCCTCGACGCCAAGCTCAACCTGCAAGACCTTTTCGAAGGCAACTAGCAACTAGCAACTAGCAACTAGCCTCTCGCAAACATTGATTCACCCAACTTCCGACTGCCAATCGAAGAGAATCGGTCACGGCACCCGAATCTGGCAGTTCACCGTTGTTTTGCATGACGCAAAGATCGGACGTGACTGCAACATTTGCTCTCACTGTTTCATCGAAAATAATGTAGTGATTGGGGACCGTGTTACAGTGAAATGCGGCGTCCAATTATGGGACGGCCTGCGGGTGGAAGATGACGTTTTCATCGGTCCCAACGTGACATTCACCAACGACAAGCACCCAATGAGCCGTTCCGCTGAATGGATGTGCTTGCAAACGCTCGTGGAATCAGGAGCGTCGATTGGTGCAAATGCGACAATCCTTCCAGGAATCACGATTGGGAAAGACGCAGTGGTGGGCGCCGGAAGTGTGGTAACGAAAGATGTTCCTTCGGGGGCAACCGTCGTCGGTAACCCAGCCCGCCCAATACGGTCCATAAACAGCGAAGCTTAGCGAATGTCGCTTTCCAATTGCAAGCTGATTGATCTCCCCAAGATAACCGACCATCGGGGTAACCTCACCTTCGTCGAGGGCGGTTCGCACATCCCATTTGACATCGCTCGGGTTTACTACCTGTACGACGTGCCGGGCGGCGCCGAGCGAGGCGGTCATGCACACAAGGATTTGCACCAATTAATCGTCGCGATGTCGGGAAGTTTCGACATTGTTCTCGATGATGGTGTCAACAAGAAACGATTCCATCTAAATCGTTCGTACTTCGGATTGTACGTCGGCCCCATGATCTGGCGTGAGATGGACAATTTTTCGTCCGGCTGCGTCTGCATGGTGCTGGCTTCCAATCGCTATGACGAATCCGACTACTACCGGGACTACAGCGATTTTAAGAAAGCGGCGGAAAACAACAAGCAATGAGAGTACCTTTCCTAGAGTTGAAACCAGCCTATCTCGAATTGAAAGAAGAGTTCGATGCGGCCTACCACCGCGTCATGGATTCGGGGTGGTACCTGCTAGGAGAGGAACTCTCTTCGCTCGAAGCGGAATACGCGTCATATTGTGAAACCGATCACTGCGTGGGGGTCGGCAGCGGCCTTGATGCCTTGACGCTGGCGCTCCGCGCGTACGGCATCGGACCCGGTGATGAAGTGATCGTTCCATCGCACACATTCATCGCGACTTGGCTGTCCGTCACCCATTGTGGGGCCACCCCCGTTCCGGTCGAACCCCGCCTTGATACTTACAACATTGACGTGGAGAAAATCGAGGCCGCGATCACACCGCGGACCAAAGCCATCGTTCCAGTGCATCTGTATGGCCAGCCCGCTGACATGGATCCGGTGATGGAAATTGCCGACAGACATGATCTGGTCGTCATCGAGGACGCAGCACAAGCTCAGGGGGCCCGGTACAAGGGGCGCCGTGTGGGATCACTGGGGCACGCCGCCGCGCACAGCTTTTACCCCGGCAAAAACTTGGGTGCCTTTGGTGATGGCGGTGCCGTTACCACCGGCGATCAACGGATTGCGAACCGCGTACGATCGTTACGAAACTATGGCAGTGTCAAAAAATACCACCACAACGAAATCGGCTTCAATTCCCGACTGGACGAACTGCAGGCCGCCTTCCTCCGCGTCCGCTTGCGGCACCTAGATACCTGGAACCAGCGTCGCCGCGACCTCGCCGCCACGTACCTATCCGAACTCTCGCCACTCGCGACTCGCCACTCGATTCTAATTCCCACCGTCCCCGATTGGGCCGCCCCCGCCTGGCACCTCTTTGTCATCCAAATCGAGACTCGGGACCAATTGCAAGAAGAGCTGAAGCAAAAAGACATTGGCACCTTGGTGCACTACCCGATTCCCAACCATCATTCGAAGGCATACGAGCCCTACCGAGAACTCTCACTACCGATTGCGGAAGGACTCGCAAGCAAAGTCTTGAGCCTACCGATGTCCCCGTCAATGGACCTCGACTCTGCCAAAACGGTCGTGCACACACTGACAGCGAGCAAACGCAACACAAACGATGGTTAATAACGAAACACAACGCTTTCTTGTCCACATCGGCCTACCTAAAACGGCGACCACTGCGGTTCAACGCTACATCCTTCAAGTCCTACCAACCGACAAATTCAACTTCATCGGAACGCGACAGCCACGCAATGCGAATTGCTCGCCGCTCTACCAGCAGCTGATGAAAGCGATAGAGTGTGAAACAGGGGAATTCGACCAACGCGTGCCTGAAGTCAAAGAAGCACTTGCAAAATTGCCAACCGACGTTTTGCACATCCTATCCGACGAGATGGTGACGGTTGACACGAAGGTCCCCTGGCAAACAAAGCTCAGCCGCCTCGCAACGATCATGGAAGGGACGCAGTGCCGCCTGCTCGTCACGGTGCGTGACCCAAGCAAAGCGGCCTTCTCACTCTATGTAGAACTCTATCGATCCATACAGCAACAGCCCCCCTGCTTCGATGACTTTCTTCAATCGAACCAAGCTGCTATCTACGACTACAGCGTACTTTTCACCACTTTAGAAAAGCTTTTCCGTGGCAACTGGTGCTTCATCCCATTCGAGTCAGTGAAGCAAGGGCGGGACTTCCTTCACAGCTTCGAGAACCTTCTCGATTGTAAGGTTCCTCTGCAAGGCTTGCCGAAAACAAACGACAAATCGCGTTCCGGCGACGGAATCAAAATCGCCCCACTCGCCCTGGAAGCCTGGCTAGGAAAAGCGATTCAAAAAACCCAAATCTTTCCTGCCAAATTCACGCTTCGCATTTTGCGTCGCCTACTCCTGACGCTCCCACTTCCAATCGACCGCACCCCCATACCGGGGACAAGTTGCGTCATTCCATTTCCGGATT
This DNA window, taken from Rhodopirellula halodulae, encodes the following:
- a CDS encoding acyltransferase, which encodes MIHPTSDCQSKRIGHGTRIWQFTVVLHDAKIGRDCNICSHCFIENNVVIGDRVTVKCGVQLWDGLRVEDDVFIGPNVTFTNDKHPMSRSAEWMCLQTLVESGASIGANATILPGITIGKDAVVGAGSVVTKDVPSGATVVGNPARPIRSINSEA
- a CDS encoding sugar 3,4-ketoisomerase, which gives rise to MSLSNCKLIDLPKITDHRGNLTFVEGGSHIPFDIARVYYLYDVPGGAERGGHAHKDLHQLIVAMSGSFDIVLDDGVNKKRFHLNRSYFGLYVGPMIWREMDNFSSGCVCMVLASNRYDESDYYRDYSDFKKAAENNKQ
- a CDS encoding DegT/DnrJ/EryC1/StrS family aminotransferase translates to MRVPFLELKPAYLELKEEFDAAYHRVMDSGWYLLGEELSSLEAEYASYCETDHCVGVGSGLDALTLALRAYGIGPGDEVIVPSHTFIATWLSVTHCGATPVPVEPRLDTYNIDVEKIEAAITPRTKAIVPVHLYGQPADMDPVMEIADRHDLVVIEDAAQAQGARYKGRRVGSLGHAAAHSFYPGKNLGAFGDGGAVTTGDQRIANRVRSLRNYGSVKKYHHNEIGFNSRLDELQAAFLRVRLRHLDTWNQRRRDLAATYLSELSPLATRHSILIPTVPDWAAPAWHLFVIQIETRDQLQEELKQKDIGTLVHYPIPNHHSKAYEPYRELSLPIAEGLASKVLSLPMSPSMDLDSAKTVVHTLTASKRNTNDG